The Paenibacillus sp. 481 DNA window CAGCATACAATCGAGATCGTGATAAAAGGATGTGACTACAGTGAGGATTGACTTGGGTTGCGGCATCCATAAACATCCTCGGTGCATTGGGCTGGATAGTCATCCTTATCCGGGTGTGGATAAGGTTTGTGACCTGAACGAAGGGATTCCTCTGCCCGATGATAGTGTAGATTTTATGATTGCATCAAATATTTTGCAATATTTGAATAATGCTGAACACATCGTACAAGAGATGTATCGGGTTTGTAAGCATGGTACAGTTGTTTGCCTCGTCGTTCCATATGCTCACGTTACGAGTCATATTACACATCCTGAATATAGACAGTTATTTGATGAACACTCGCCTCGGCATTGGACAAAAAATAGCTATACACCGATGAATGCAGAAGAATATTTGCAGCCGCTTGATGCTGGATGGTCGCTTATGAACGAAAAAATAGAAGATTCAGAACGTACTCCATTAGACTTTCGTTTAGTTCGAATAGAGTACTTTTACTTTCCAGAATATCGTTGCCTGTACGATGAGGTCGAACTGCGTCGGTTACGGCAATCCCAACTGAACGTTGTGTACCAACTCATGCTTCACTTAGTCACTGTAAAAGGAGATATGGATGAACTGGAGCTAGAGTCGTTGACGTTGCAGCCAATGGAAGAGCCACGAAGTATTACGGAACAAAGAGAAAAAAATGATGAGCAGCTCGTCTTGGACGATCGACCGTTCGTGATTCAATCCGAACGGCGCAATCAGCTTGAAAATGAAACGAGCGCACTGAACGAGAATGTAATCGATTCAACGATTGGCGTTGACGTTGCAGCCGAGCTGGAAGTTGACGAATTCAATCAGCAGGCTGAACGGATAGCTCCTAAGAGCAAAGGGAAAAAAAGTGCGAAAACACGTCGCTCGACGAGCCAATCGAGTCTGAGAAAGAAGGTTTACGTTCCGTACTTGCGTAAGAAACGCAAACTTAAAAATTAATGTTTTTTTATAGCTGAAACATACGCCCCGTCGTTCATGAAATCGTCACAAAATGCTAAAAATAATCCCGAAATTTACAAGTTTGTATTGAGGGATTTAGGAAACATTTTGTAAAATAAGAGATGATGAATGTAACTGACAAAGGGGCGTATGACAGTTATGAAGAAATGGGCGATGTTCTCGTTGTTCAGCATCGCGTGTGTATTTGCCGTAGGGTTGATGTTGTTCAATATGCCGAAGCCACCAGTTGAAGAAACGGCTCCGGAAGGCATGACTCTTGTAAAAATTGTGGCAAATGGCGATTTTACATTTGGTGAAGCTGAGTATAAGGTGAAAGTTGGCGAAAAAGTTCGCCTCAAGCTTGTAAACAAAGCGGGCATACACGGCGCTGGTATTAAAGAGTTTAATATCGATTTAAAAGACGGCCAGATGGAAAAGGACATGACGTTCGATAAGCCTGGCAAATATGAGATTTTCTGTTCCATTATGTGCGGACCTGGTCATAACACGATGAAATCGTACTTGATCGTAGAAGCATAGACGTTAGTCATGAATGTTACATAACGGATAGCTTTACGAAGAAAGGAGTCTGCTAAGGCTCCTTTTTTTGACGAGCAAATGAGTATCTATGCAGCAAAAAAGAACGGATGGGTCGTTACTTTTTCGAATGTAAGCGTTATACTTAGAATGATCATGAATGATGCTACACGGTGGAGGGATCCGGATGTATTATGTGAATGTGGAGCAGTTAGAGCGTCGATTGAACAGTATTGACGATCTGGTGCAGGCGGTTGAAAGTATTCAACAACAGTGGGACGGCGGATTAGTCGTTTCGCTTGCTCAAGAACGAGTGTTGCATTTAGCCATTGAAATTGTAACTGACATCGGAAGCTTGCTGATCGATGGGTTTTTGTTGAGGGATGCTAGTAGTTATGAAGATATCGTTGAAATTATGGCGCAAGAAGGTGCAGTTCATAAGGAGATCCAAGAATCATTGCTGGAGTTGGTCCGTTTAAGAAGACCGCTTGTACAAAGCTATGATGAATGGAAACGTGGCGAATTGCATCCATTGTTAGTGCCTCTTACCACATTGCTACCTGCATTCGCGGTTTCTGTCCGTGCCTTTGTAAGTAGTGAAATGAAGCTAGGCTCTAAAGCTTAAGCGCTGGAATGTGCAACGTTTAACTCATGTTGTGCAGCACCAACTGAATAGTTGACCCGATCCATTCAAATGAAACTTACCGCGTTTACTTGCAGTTGAATAGCGCCTCCGTCCAATCGGCTAAGCCGAGGGATGGGGGCGCTTTTTTAGTTGTGGAGAAACTAGTCGATTCATAGGTCGTGTACCGTGCAATGCCCGAAAATAGGGCTTGAATGGGTTGCACGGGACGATTAGTGGACCAGCTCCCCAAAAAAGGACGACCTTATTTGTGTCAAGACAAGCCCAGACTACTTATACTGTCATTACGAAATGGGCATTCGTCCCGATTCCAAGATAGCAAGTTGATTCTATTGCTGAAGGAGGATCACAAGATGATGCTGTGGGCCGTTGCGTTAGCCGTGGCAGCTTGGGTTGTATTGTGCACAGCTGGCACAATCGTGCTGTGCCGAGGCTGGCGAGTACTTGGCAAGCTGGAACAGACGTTGTCAGCTAGTGAGTTGCACATGCAACAATTGTCGCGTGATATGCGGAAGCTCACCCGTCGAGCAGATCGTATACTGCAGCGCGTCGACAAAAGTACGCGATCGGTACACGATTGGACCGAGACGTTCAATCGCATTCATCACACGATTCAGTTATGGCATGAACGTATTAGGAAGTGGTCTACAAAAGTGACGAATCAGGTGCATGCAGCTCAACAAGCGAATGAGCAAAGTATTAAAGAAGCTTTGCAGTGGTTCGATCTTTTTTACTCCATTGGAACCGAAATACGGAGCCGCAGAACGACTTCAGCAGAGAAGCGCGACGGACGAATGTGACAGTTGAGGAGGGGTTTTGAAATGTCAAAACTAAGCAAGCCTTTTTGGATGGGTACTATAGTCGGAGGCATCGTAGGATCTGTGACAGCGTTATTGTTTGCTCCAAAGCCAGGTAAAGAGCTGCGTCAAGATATAGTCGAAGGTGTGCATGAAGTGGGCGAGAAGTCACAACAGCTTGCGAAGCAAGTGGGTGAACATGCAAGTGAGTGGGCAACTGTTGCGAAAGAAAAGTCGGAAGAAATAAAGCAATCATGGAAGCAGTGGCGTGAAGAAGATAAGCAGTCTAACACTGCGGTTGCACAAGTAAGTACTACTCGAGAGTCTGCCGG harbors:
- a CDS encoding cytochrome C oxidase subunit II, which translates into the protein MKKWAMFSLFSIACVFAVGLMLFNMPKPPVEETAPEGMTLVKIVANGDFTFGEAEYKVKVGEKVRLKLVNKAGIHGAGIKEFNIDLKDGQMEKDMTFDKPGKYEIFCSIMCGPGHNTMKSYLIVEA
- a CDS encoding class I SAM-dependent methyltransferase — encoded protein: MRIDLGCGIHKHPRCIGLDSHPYPGVDKVCDLNEGIPLPDDSVDFMIASNILQYLNNAEHIVQEMYRVCKHGTVVCLVVPYAHVTSHITHPEYRQLFDEHSPRHWTKNSYTPMNAEEYLQPLDAGWSLMNEKIEDSERTPLDFRLVRIEYFYFPEYRCLYDEVELRRLRQSQLNVVYQLMLHLVTVKGDMDELELESLTLQPMEEPRSITEQREKNDEQLVLDDRPFVIQSERRNQLENETSALNENVIDSTIGVDVAAELEVDEFNQQAERIAPKSKGKKSAKTRRSTSQSSLRKKVYVPYLRKKRKLKN
- a CDS encoding YtxH domain-containing protein, with protein sequence MSKLSKPFWMGTIVGGIVGSVTALLFAPKPGKELRQDIVEGVHEVGEKSQQLAKQVGEHASEWATVAKEKSEEIKQSWKQWREEDKQSNTAVAQVSTTRESAGECADEYMNQSVLVTDDHLNKQGHQASDTCSEKVESDQHLVLKS
- a CDS encoding DUF86 domain-containing protein; this translates as MYYVNVEQLERRLNSIDDLVQAVESIQQQWDGGLVVSLAQERVLHLAIEIVTDIGSLLIDGFLLRDASSYEDIVEIMAQEGAVHKEIQESLLELVRLRRPLVQSYDEWKRGELHPLLVPLTTLLPAFAVSVRAFVSSEMKLGSKA